One genomic segment of Pandoraea sputorum includes these proteins:
- a CDS encoding MetQ/NlpA family ABC transporter substrate-binding protein, with translation MLSRQLINAFLGATFALASLGASAQTADKPLKVGTMAGSDAQIFEVVKKVAEKRGLFIKIVEFSDYAQPNAALDAGDLDANGFQHKPFLDSQVKDRGYKISTAGLTYVSPLGFYSKKYKSLKDLPNGAQIGIQNDPSNGSRALRLLAKEGLIKVKPGLDGKNITPLDIENPKKFKIRELEAAQLPRALPDLDAASINTNFAAQAGLVPKRDAIAIEDLKGPYANLIAVRTQDLNKPWVKQLVDAYHSDEVKQFIDTQFKGALIATW, from the coding sequence ATGCTGTCCCGTCAACTGATCAACGCGTTCCTCGGCGCAACGTTTGCACTGGCCTCTCTCGGCGCCTCGGCCCAGACGGCCGACAAGCCCCTCAAGGTCGGCACGATGGCCGGCTCGGACGCGCAGATCTTCGAAGTGGTGAAAAAGGTGGCCGAAAAGCGTGGCCTGTTCATCAAGATCGTCGAATTCAGTGACTATGCACAGCCGAACGCCGCGCTCGACGCTGGCGACCTGGACGCCAACGGCTTCCAGCACAAGCCGTTCCTCGATAGCCAGGTCAAGGATCGTGGCTACAAGATATCGACGGCTGGCCTCACCTACGTTTCGCCGCTGGGCTTCTATTCGAAGAAGTACAAGTCGCTCAAGGATCTGCCGAACGGCGCGCAAATCGGTATCCAGAACGATCCGTCGAACGGTAGCCGTGCGCTGCGTCTGCTCGCGAAGGAAGGTCTGATCAAGGTGAAGCCGGGTCTGGATGGCAAGAACATCACGCCGCTCGATATCGAGAACCCGAAGAAGTTCAAGATCCGCGAACTGGAAGCCGCACAACTGCCGCGCGCGTTGCCGGATCTGGATGCTGCGTCGATCAACACGAACTTCGCTGCACAGGCCGGTCTGGTGCCCAAGCGTGACGCCATCGCCATCGAAGACCTGAAAGGCCCGTACGCCAATCTGATCGCCGTGCGCACGCAAGACCTGAACAAGCCGTGGGTCAAGCAACTGGTCGATGCCTACCATTCGGACGAAGTGAAGCAGTTCATCGACACGCAATTCAAGGGCGCACTGATTGCGACGTGGTAA